The Fulvivirga ligni genome window below encodes:
- a CDS encoding SDR family NAD(P)-dependent oxidoreductase → MKKVLITGANKGIGLETARQLAGLGYFVYLGSRDQEKGFEALHQLQDEGFTNVDLLQIDVSNASSVQQAASELESRTEVLDVLINNAAIAGPKQQTFSKCDVRDMKDLFDTNFFGPIQTTQAFLSLLKKSESPVIVNVSSELGSLTMHSDENKMGNWDDYNVYASSKVSLNAFTVMLANGLKNSNFRVNSVTPGYTATDLNDHQGFKSVGEGAKAIVDCVISEDAVSGSFYSDHGIVPW, encoded by the coding sequence ATGAAAAAAGTATTAATAACCGGAGCAAATAAAGGAATAGGATTAGAAACGGCCCGTCAACTGGCTGGCTTAGGATATTTTGTTTACCTGGGCTCAAGGGATCAGGAAAAAGGTTTTGAAGCGTTACATCAGCTTCAGGACGAAGGGTTTACCAATGTTGATCTTTTACAGATCGATGTGAGCAACGCCAGCTCAGTGCAGCAGGCGGCTTCAGAGTTGGAAAGCAGAACAGAAGTGCTGGATGTGCTCATCAACAACGCAGCCATCGCAGGTCCGAAACAGCAAACTTTCTCTAAGTGCGATGTTAGAGATATGAAGGATCTTTTTGATACCAACTTCTTTGGACCAATACAAACTACCCAGGCATTCTTGTCTTTACTGAAAAAATCAGAAAGTCCTGTAATAGTGAATGTTAGTAGTGAATTGGGATCGCTAACCATGCATTCTGATGAAAATAAAATGGGCAATTGGGATGATTATAATGTCTATGCTTCATCCAAAGTGAGTTTAAATGCGTTTACAGTAATGCTGGCAAATGGCTTGAAGAATTCAAACTTCCGCGTGAATAGCGTAACACCAGGCTATACAGCAACTGATCTCAATGATCATCAAGGTTTTAAGTCAGTAGGAGAGGGCGCTAAGGCTATAGTTGATTGTGTGATTAGCGAGGATGCTGTGAGCGGAAGTTTTTATAGTGATCATGGCATTGTGCCCTGGTAA
- a CDS encoding VOC family protein: MKVRVTSIPVLDQEIALKFYTEKLGFVKKHDVPLSESSRWLTVVAKEEQEGTEVLLEPAPQHFEPTKVYQKALFEAGIPYTQFNVDDVQKEYERLVDLEVEFSMKPTEMGTVKVAVLNDTCGNHIQLVQML; this comes from the coding sequence ATGAAAGTAAGAGTAACAAGTATTCCTGTGCTAGATCAGGAAATCGCCCTGAAGTTTTATACTGAAAAACTGGGTTTTGTTAAAAAGCATGATGTACCTCTCAGCGAGAGCAGCCGATGGCTCACAGTGGTGGCTAAAGAAGAGCAGGAGGGTACGGAGGTTTTATTAGAGCCTGCACCGCAGCATTTTGAGCCGACCAAAGTTTATCAGAAAGCTTTGTTTGAAGCCGGCATTCCATACACCCAGTTTAATGTAGATGATGTGCAAAAGGAATATGAGCGGCTGGTAGACCTGGAAGTGGAGTTTAGCATGAAGCCCACTGAAATGGGTACAGTGAAGGTGGCGGTGCTTAATGATACCTGCGGTAATCACATTCAGCTGGTGCAAATGCTTTAG
- a CDS encoding helix-turn-helix domain-containing protein, which produces MNHYQTELNKIRKSCFSNDRQLETVIAVRNYIDNHFDQELNLELLSHIRFTSKYHLLRLFKKYYGITPKQYLLIKRLEATKHYLRQGMPVTEVCYAAGFDTPSSFSTLFRAKIGVSPAEYQKEQLSQSISSL; this is translated from the coding sequence ATGAATCATTATCAGACAGAACTAAATAAAATAAGGAAGTCATGCTTCTCTAATGACAGGCAATTGGAGACGGTAATTGCTGTCCGAAATTATATAGATAATCATTTCGATCAGGAACTGAACCTGGAGCTTCTTTCCCATATTCGATTTACTTCCAAGTATCATTTACTGAGGCTTTTTAAGAAATATTATGGTATTACGCCCAAGCAATACCTTCTGATAAAAAGGTTGGAGGCCACCAAGCATTATCTTCGACAAGGCATGCCAGTAACTGAAGTTTGTTATGCTGCCGGATTTGACACGCCCAGTTCATTCAGTACACTTTTCAGAGCTAAAATAGGTGTTTCACCTGCCGAATATCAAAAAGAGCAACTTTCGCAAAGTATCTCTTCGCTGTAG
- a CDS encoding helix-turn-helix domain-containing protein translates to MTTPIRVKTIAEFHALRNLPKPKHPLISVINFDESVNPLGEGIHNIVFGFYTISVKRGMNHKYRYGMQDYDYDFNEGVMFFMAPEQVLTIQIGKDEIGPQGWMLMIHPDFLYNTSLAAGIKQYDFFDYSVNEALFLSEDEENKMRLIIENISQEYQSAIDTFSQSIIISQLETLLNYANRFYGRQFITRQKVNHEILHRLEQVLDSYIQSDKLIENGLPSVHYISEQLSVSPSYLRSLLKMHTGQSTQQLIHNKLIDKAKVKLSTTSLTVSQIAYDLGFEHPQSFSKLFKSKTSLTPLEFRSTFN, encoded by the coding sequence ATGACCACACCTATTAGAGTAAAAACAATCGCTGAGTTTCATGCATTACGCAATCTCCCGAAACCAAAGCATCCGCTTATCAGCGTTATCAATTTTGATGAGTCTGTCAATCCATTGGGTGAGGGCATTCATAACATTGTGTTTGGGTTTTACACCATTTCCGTAAAGCGTGGCATGAATCATAAGTATCGTTATGGTATGCAGGATTATGATTATGACTTTAATGAGGGTGTAATGTTCTTCATGGCTCCTGAGCAGGTGTTAACGATTCAGATAGGGAAGGATGAGATAGGTCCGCAAGGTTGGATGCTCATGATTCATCCGGATTTTTTGTATAACACATCATTGGCAGCGGGCATTAAACAATACGATTTTTTTGATTATTCTGTAAATGAGGCTCTTTTTTTATCTGAAGATGAAGAGAACAAAATGCGGTTGATCATTGAGAATATCAGCCAGGAATACCAGTCGGCCATTGATACATTTAGCCAGTCAATCATTATTTCACAACTTGAGACCCTGTTGAACTACGCTAACCGCTTTTATGGTCGCCAGTTTATTACCCGGCAGAAGGTGAACCATGAAATACTGCATCGGCTGGAACAGGTGCTGGATAGTTATATTCAGAGTGATAAACTGATAGAAAACGGTTTGCCATCTGTCCATTATATCTCAGAGCAGCTGAGTGTTTCTCCCAGCTATCTGAGAAGTTTGCTGAAAATGCACACCGGCCAAAGTACGCAGCAACTCATTCATAACAAGCTGATTGATAAGGCTAAAGTAAAGCTTTCCACCACCAGCCTCACCGTGAGTCAGATTGCCTATGATCTGGGTTTTGAACATCCTCAGTCTTTCAGCAAGCTGTTTAAATCTAAAACCAGCCTTACACCGTTGGAGTTTAGAAGCACATTTAATTAG
- a CDS encoding SDR family oxidoreductase, with the protein MKVFVTGATGFVGSEVIKELMSAGHEVLGLARSEESARKLEAAGAGVHRGDLNDLESIKAGAQAADGLIHCGFIHDFTRFPEVCAIDKEVIEAIGSVLEGTDKPFVITSGTAVAGKPGLLTEEDRVQSSANPRTATELAADAVAAKGVKVSVVRLSPSVHGDGDKHGFVPILIGIAKEKGVSAMIGEGTNVWPGVHRLDAVKLYRLALEKSAPAGTRYHAVGDQGVVFKEIAQTIAEKLGVPTTSLSPDEAAGHFTWFTHFAMFNNPSSSEATQQALGWKPTHATLMEDLKGDVYFPSEN; encoded by the coding sequence ATGAAAGTATTCGTAACAGGAGCCACTGGCTTCGTGGGTTCAGAGGTAATAAAGGAGTTAATGTCGGCTGGTCATGAGGTGTTGGGGCTGGCAAGGTCTGAGGAGTCGGCCAGGAAGCTGGAGGCTGCAGGGGCTGGGGTGCATAGAGGTGATCTTAATGATTTGGAGTCGATAAAAGCAGGAGCGCAGGCAGCTGATGGGCTTATTCATTGTGGTTTTATTCACGATTTTACTCGTTTTCCAGAGGTTTGTGCCATCGATAAGGAAGTGATAGAAGCTATAGGCAGTGTTTTGGAAGGCACTGATAAGCCATTTGTAATTACCTCAGGTACAGCAGTAGCTGGTAAGCCGGGGTTACTTACTGAGGAAGATCGTGTTCAGAGTTCTGCAAACCCGCGTACTGCCACGGAGCTGGCGGCGGATGCAGTGGCAGCAAAAGGCGTGAAGGTGTCAGTGGTCAGGTTATCTCCTTCGGTACATGGCGATGGTGATAAGCATGGCTTTGTGCCCATTTTAATTGGTATTGCCAAGGAAAAAGGAGTGTCGGCTATGATTGGTGAGGGAACTAATGTGTGGCCAGGCGTACACCGCCTAGATGCCGTTAAGTTATATAGATTGGCGCTGGAAAAATCAGCTCCGGCAGGCACCAGATATCATGCAGTGGGTGATCAGGGGGTGGTTTTCAAGGAGATAGCTCAGACTATCGCTGAAAAACTGGGAGTTCCAACTACTTCTCTTTCACCAGACGAAGCGGCTGGACATTTCACCTGGTTTACACATTTTGCGATGTTTAATAACCCTTCTTCAAGTGAAGCTACTCAGCAAGCACTAGGCTGGAAACCTACGCATGCCACGTTGATGGAAGACTTGAAAGGAGATGTTTATTTTCCTTCTGAGAACTAA
- a CDS encoding alpha-ketoglutarate-dependent dioxygenase AlkB: MNGITYIDHFINHPEELFDFLKSNVSWDERMAARKTASFGRAYNYSQMSYPYQEFPEPLKSIINGINDTHNFEPNNCLINYYLDGTSKMGFHSDQTDILEMGTGVAIISIGAVRTLRFRNIADQAIIHDFDLQSGSLIYMTNEVQNEWQHAIPKSDTQEGRMSLTFRKIIA; this comes from the coding sequence ATGAATGGAATAACATACATCGATCACTTTATCAATCATCCTGAAGAGTTATTTGATTTTTTGAAAAGCAATGTAAGTTGGGATGAACGCATGGCAGCCAGGAAAACGGCTAGTTTTGGGCGTGCATATAATTACTCTCAAATGAGTTATCCTTATCAGGAGTTTCCAGAACCTTTGAAATCGATTATTAATGGCATTAACGATACACATAATTTTGAGCCTAATAACTGCCTTATTAATTATTATTTGGATGGCACCTCGAAAATGGGATTTCACTCTGATCAAACCGATATTTTAGAGATGGGAACCGGGGTTGCCATTATATCAATTGGTGCAGTTAGAACCTTGCGTTTTAGAAATATAGCCGATCAAGCAATTATCCATGATTTTGATCTTCAATCAGGATCACTTATCTACATGACCAATGAAGTTCAGAACGAATGGCAACATGCTATTCCCAAGTCTGATACACAAGAAGGAAGAATGAGTCTTACTTTTAGAAAAATCATAGCCTAA
- a CDS encoding helix-turn-helix domain-containing protein, with protein MNHHKFNSIGEAHEVFGLPKPQHPLISLVDGSVANPANMPSGSHVLNFYKISYKPGMSTRLRYGQDYYDFNEGGLLFASPNQILGGEAESNSEVAACSLYTLLIHPDFFVGYSLASDIKRFGFFSYSTNEGLHLSEAEKDTVISIFKMIQTELSSRIDDFSQDVIISQIELLLNFANRFYNRQFITRKAVNHDILRQLDSYLDDYLDHDKSLNQGIPSVQLLADQVNLTPSYLSDMLRSLTGRNAQQLIHDKLIEKAKELLSTTNLSVAEIAYQLGFEYSQSFSRLFKTKTDVSPLEFRRSFN; from the coding sequence ATGAATCATCATAAATTCAACTCTATCGGCGAGGCACATGAGGTGTTTGGCTTGCCTAAACCTCAGCATCCTTTGATCAGCCTGGTCGACGGGTCGGTAGCAAATCCGGCTAACATGCCTTCAGGATCCCATGTGTTAAACTTTTATAAGATATCCTACAAGCCAGGAATGAGCACCCGATTGAGGTATGGTCAGGATTATTATGATTTTAATGAGGGAGGCCTTTTGTTTGCTTCACCCAACCAGATTCTGGGCGGAGAGGCTGAAAGCAATAGCGAAGTGGCGGCCTGTTCTCTCTATACTTTGCTTATCCATCCTGATTTCTTCGTAGGATATTCATTAGCTTCTGATATTAAGCGGTTTGGCTTCTTCTCTTACAGCACCAATGAGGGCTTGCACTTGTCAGAAGCAGAAAAAGATACCGTCATTTCCATCTTTAAGATGATCCAAACAGAGCTGAGCAGCAGGATTGATGATTTTAGCCAGGACGTAATCATTTCACAAATAGAACTCTTGCTGAATTTTGCCAATAGATTTTATAATCGGCAATTCATCACCAGAAAAGCAGTCAATCATGATATTCTTCGCCAACTAGATAGCTATTTGGACGATTATCTCGATCATGATAAATCATTGAATCAGGGTATTCCTTCAGTGCAGTTACTGGCGGATCAGGTTAACCTGACGCCAAGTTATTTGAGTGACATGCTCCGTTCACTCACGGGCAGAAATGCACAGCAACTTATTCATGATAAACTCATAGAGAAAGCGAAGGAGCTGTTGTCAACTACCAACCTTAGCGTTGCCGAAATAGCTTATCAACTAGGCTTTGAATATTCACAGTCCTTCAGCCGACTGTTTAAAACCAAGACCGATGTTTCCCCGCTAGAATTTAGGAGGTCATTTAATTGA
- a CDS encoding SDR family NAD(P)-dependent oxidoreductase produces MNNDNSGAQAPKSNKVWFITGSSRGFGRIWTEAALERGDKVAATARSVESISDLKEKYGDSVLTLKLDVTKPDQVKAAIQEAHSYFGHLDIVLNNAGYSLVGTIEECSNKDVRTLYETNVIGPLSVIKAALPLLREQGYGHILGTSSNLGHITFPVIGYYCSSKWAFEAIHESLATEIAQFGIKVTIIEPGAYATEFGSQQSLRFSEGMEVYEEFKGKFIQGLGAIDRGNPDATPEALFQVVDADNPPLRFHLGSHNLPDVRKAYEARLQ; encoded by the coding sequence ATGAACAATGACAATTCTGGTGCTCAGGCACCAAAAAGCAATAAGGTATGGTTTATCACAGGGTCTTCACGCGGTTTTGGTCGTATCTGGACTGAAGCGGCTTTGGAGCGTGGCGATAAGGTGGCGGCTACTGCTCGTAGCGTTGAGAGCATTTCGGATCTGAAAGAAAAATATGGTGACAGCGTGCTTACGCTTAAGCTGGATGTAACTAAGCCGGACCAGGTGAAAGCGGCTATTCAGGAAGCACATAGTTATTTTGGACACTTGGATATAGTGCTCAATAATGCAGGATACTCATTAGTGGGAACCATTGAGGAATGCAGTAATAAGGATGTCAGAACTTTATATGAAACTAATGTAATTGGTCCGCTTTCGGTGATTAAGGCAGCGCTTCCTCTCTTGAGAGAGCAGGGTTATGGTCATATTTTAGGCACGTCCAGCAATCTTGGGCATATCACTTTCCCGGTTATCGGGTACTACTGTTCTTCAAAGTGGGCATTTGAGGCCATTCATGAGAGTTTGGCTACTGAGATTGCTCAGTTTGGTATTAAGGTAACTATCATTGAGCCAGGGGCTTATGCTACCGAATTTGGCAGTCAGCAGTCGCTGAGGTTCTCTGAAGGAATGGAGGTTTATGAGGAGTTCAAAGGCAAATTCATTCAAGGATTGGGTGCCATTGACAGAGGTAATCCTGATGCTACCCCAGAGGCATTATTTCAGGTAGTGGATGCTGATAATCCGCCATTAAGATTCCACCTGGGAAGCCATAATTTGCCTGATGTTCGCAAGGCTTATGAAGCCCGTCTTCAATAG
- a CDS encoding alpha/beta fold hydrolase gives MKNLCLTIGVSLLILTACNHKEESQQLASKTMETTSPDTLQFTNGYSEVNGLKMYYEIYGEGKPLVLIHGGGSTIQSTFEQVIPLLAEDRQVIAVELQAHGRTGDRDAELTFEQDADDVAVLLNNLNISKADFFGFSNGATTVMQIAIRHAEIVNKMVLGSVLAKRNGMPDQFWGFMKQASLDNMPQPLQEAYLKVTQDSSGLQVMHDKDAHRMVNFKDIPDEQIQSITVPTLIINGENDVILLSHVQELDEEIPNSELLIFPGVHGEYLGEITTLKPGFKASELEAVPKIKAFLDR, from the coding sequence ATGAAAAACCTTTGCCTTACTATTGGTGTGTCATTACTTATTTTGACTGCCTGTAATCATAAAGAAGAATCTCAGCAACTAGCATCAAAAACCATGGAAACCACAAGTCCTGATACATTACAATTCACAAATGGCTATTCTGAAGTAAATGGCCTGAAGATGTATTATGAAATTTATGGTGAAGGCAAACCGTTGGTGCTGATCCATGGCGGCGGATCCACTATTCAATCAACTTTTGAACAGGTCATCCCTTTGTTGGCTGAAGATAGGCAAGTAATAGCTGTAGAGCTACAAGCACACGGAAGAACAGGTGATAGGGATGCCGAGCTTACCTTTGAACAAGATGCCGATGATGTGGCTGTACTTTTGAATAATCTTAATATCTCTAAAGCGGACTTCTTTGGTTTTAGCAATGGAGCCACCACGGTGATGCAAATAGCCATAAGACATGCGGAAATAGTGAATAAAATGGTTCTGGGCTCCGTTCTGGCAAAACGAAACGGAATGCCTGACCAGTTTTGGGGTTTCATGAAACAGGCCAGTCTTGACAATATGCCACAGCCATTACAAGAAGCCTATCTCAAAGTGACCCAGGATTCCAGCGGCCTTCAGGTGATGCATGATAAAGATGCCCACAGAATGGTGAACTTCAAAGATATTCCAGATGAACAGATCCAATCCATAACTGTACCCACACTTATTATAAATGGGGAAAATGATGTTATCCTATTGTCTCATGTCCAAGAACTAGATGAAGAAATTCCCAACTCAGAATTATTGATATTTCCAGGTGTTCATGGTGAATATCTAGGCGAAATCACGACACTTAAACCCGGCTTCAAAGCCAGCGAACTGGAAGCCGTTCCAAAAATCAAGGCCTTCCTGGATAGATAG
- a CDS encoding VOC family protein, whose product MNSIDIIMIPVTDRQKAKEFYLNLGFEIIIEAQDPHGEPWIQMGLPGSNTSISLSNFHGIICETDDMEETIKEYQTKGIEVGKVDETPWGKFAWLKDLDGNSLCLRQK is encoded by the coding sequence ATGAATAGCATTGACATTATAATGATACCGGTTACGGACAGACAAAAAGCGAAGGAGTTTTATCTGAACTTAGGTTTTGAGATAATTATAGAAGCACAAGATCCACATGGAGAACCATGGATACAGATGGGGCTCCCAGGTAGCAACACCAGTATTTCACTATCAAATTTTCATGGGATCATATGTGAAACAGACGATATGGAGGAGACTATCAAAGAGTATCAAACTAAAGGTATAGAAGTCGGCAAAGTGGATGAGACACCATGGGGTAAATTTGCATGGCTTAAAGATCTGGATGGGAATAGCTTGTGCTTAAGGCAGAAGTAA
- a CDS encoding DUF2306 domain-containing protein, whose product MILITLQYFPLRFDVAFLNIKQEVISHGYYKIAFFSHVYTSIFVLICGIFLFSKSIRRTWPMVHKIGGKVYVLLILLIASPSGLIMAFHANGGFYSQLSFTLQAILWFVFTYLAFKYIKNGEISEHRKFMMRSYALTLSAISLRLFKWIIVTSLALPPMDTYKIVSWAGWVFNILLVEGCFIYEQRKLIFNRQIQ is encoded by the coding sequence ATGATATTAATCACTCTGCAGTATTTTCCCCTGCGTTTTGATGTGGCTTTTTTAAATATCAAGCAAGAAGTTATTTCACATGGATATTATAAAATTGCCTTTTTTAGCCACGTCTATACGAGCATTTTTGTTTTGATCTGCGGGATATTTTTATTTTCAAAATCAATTAGAAGGACGTGGCCGATGGTTCATAAAATCGGTGGAAAAGTCTATGTTTTACTCATATTATTAATTGCCAGTCCATCTGGGTTGATTATGGCTTTTCATGCCAATGGAGGCTTCTATTCTCAGTTGTCTTTTACCCTTCAAGCCATACTATGGTTTGTTTTCACATATTTGGCTTTTAAATATATTAAAAATGGTGAAATCTCTGAGCATAGAAAGTTTATGATGCGAAGCTATGCCCTGACGTTATCTGCTATAAGTCTTCGCCTTTTTAAATGGATCATAGTTACTTCATTGGCATTACCACCTATGGATACTTACAAAATTGTTTCATGGGCGGGTTGGGTATTTAATATTTTGCTGGTGGAGGGGTGTTTTATTTATGAACAGAGAAAGTTAATTTTTAACCGTCAGATTCAATGA
- a CDS encoding YARHG domain-containing protein yields MRKSIFTLIIGLVVIGCNTEIKNSDATVMVEEGTEVEADVPVPEQNNEKVSKPIEVDSMSDNSVLGYWVGYFEQDGGEEILIVDEGFYWDKNNKINISIDKITDSLVVGHSVVAGNDRPFKGTMKESEDGTLNFVVREPGDDKYDGEFRFSIADNKMVGKWTAYGDINIKNRKYTLEKKIYHYDPDIMLDRSKAYVDWTKAIEHEEEWEIEEGEVEKWISKEFASATDQIYHINASNTPLAKSQVENLKKGDLTIIRNTIYARHGYSFKNQPLRVFFDAQDWYIPVHNNIKDEFTDLEKQNIELLLKYEKNALEYYDRFGRG; encoded by the coding sequence ATGAGGAAATCAATATTTACATTAATTATAGGTCTAGTTGTTATTGGCTGTAATACGGAAATTAAAAATAGTGATGCAACTGTAATGGTGGAAGAGGGAACAGAAGTTGAGGCTGACGTTCCAGTACCAGAACAGAATAATGAAAAGGTGTCAAAACCTATCGAAGTAGATTCTATGAGTGATAATTCAGTGCTTGGCTACTGGGTTGGGTATTTTGAGCAGGATGGTGGGGAGGAGATACTTATAGTTGATGAAGGGTTTTATTGGGATAAAAATAACAAAATCAATATCTCGATTGACAAGATTACGGATAGCTTGGTGGTAGGTCATAGTGTGGTAGCTGGTAATGATCGGCCATTTAAAGGTACTATGAAGGAAAGTGAGGATGGAACGCTGAACTTCGTAGTAAGAGAACCTGGAGATGATAAATATGATGGTGAGTTTAGGTTTTCTATAGCTGACAATAAGATGGTTGGTAAATGGACCGCCTATGGGGACATTAATATAAAAAATCGAAAATATACACTTGAAAAAAAGATCTACCATTATGATCCTGATATCATGCTAGATAGATCTAAAGCTTATGTGGATTGGACAAAAGCAATTGAGCATGAGGAAGAGTGGGAGATAGAGGAAGGAGAGGTTGAAAAATGGATATCAAAAGAATTTGCTTCAGCAACAGATCAAATTTACCATATTAATGCTTCCAATACTCCATTGGCCAAATCTCAAGTCGAAAATTTGAAAAAAGGAGACCTGACCATAATTAGAAATACTATTTATGCCAGACATGGTTATTCTTTTAAAAATCAGCCGCTTAGAGTGTTCTTTGATGCTCAGGATTGGTACATACCGGTTCATAATAATATCAAAGATGAGTTCACTGATCTTGAGAAGCAGAATATAGAGCTTCTTTTGAAATACGAGAAAAATGCTCTTGAATATTATGATCGCTTTGGTAGAGGATGA
- a CDS encoding sulfatase family protein, giving the protein MFDSLLYRKHGLFLFILLLLIAGNPLKAQKKPNMIVFISDDQSQMDLGCYGNPDVKTPHMDQLAAEGMRFTSAYAATSMCAPSRSSMFSGLYPFRNGSQMNHFAVRPNIKMLPDYLKKLGYRVVIAGKVDVYPKPDFEHIGAYFGNYLPISNRNDPRHVTRDFIKDNFANSEQPICLIVCTWLPHVPWFENKKYDPEKLTMPSYLVDTQATREALAAYYESISAADGMLGEVLQALDDSGEKNNTVFMFTSDQGPQFPSAKWTTYKQGLNVPFIVRWPKKIKKNSVSDALISLTDLTPTLMDFAGGEEVTDLDGKSFKSVLFGDKKEHRDVAFAETSVEPHFWYNYVPSRTVITKEGLHYIKNYYPGVRFITHIDKVEQDHFYFDSWKEKAKTDEEAEKLLHRYSYRPPAELYDVKQDTWEMSNLINDDQYVAEAKKLGQLLTDELGKQGESEAMILKGNLPTFYDGSYQIDQGISASDQSFDKTKWNPNTLFITAYLEGADQEGIICDYFGRFNIYSSHQKLGIALANGKTYESEELTSKEGHLLLKLTEKGDLSLRYNDQEIMSVALSKDFTKIKPGYISCGMIRDRKLPSDQPNIFPGKIYDLRVSVNELERSGMRK; this is encoded by the coding sequence ATGTTTGATTCTCTACTTTATAGAAAGCACGGTCTATTTCTATTCATTCTTCTATTGCTAATTGCTGGGAATCCCCTGAAGGCTCAGAAAAAGCCTAATATGATTGTCTTTATCAGCGATGATCAGAGCCAGATGGATTTAGGCTGCTATGGAAATCCTGATGTGAAGACACCACATATGGATCAGTTGGCCGCTGAAGGCATGAGGTTCACCTCTGCATATGCAGCTACATCCATGTGTGCCCCAAGTCGTAGTAGCATGTTTTCAGGCTTGTATCCTTTTCGAAATGGTAGCCAGATGAATCACTTTGCCGTGCGACCTAATATCAAAATGCTTCCTGATTATTTAAAAAAGCTAGGTTATCGTGTTGTGATCGCTGGTAAAGTAGATGTTTATCCGAAACCAGATTTCGAACACATCGGCGCTTATTTTGGCAATTATTTGCCGATTAGTAACCGCAATGACCCCCGGCATGTCACTCGTGATTTTATAAAAGATAATTTCGCCAATTCTGAGCAACCCATCTGCCTGATCGTATGTACCTGGTTGCCTCACGTGCCCTGGTTCGAAAATAAAAAGTATGATCCTGAAAAGCTTACCATGCCTAGCTATCTGGTTGATACCCAAGCTACCCGTGAGGCACTGGCGGCTTATTATGAAAGTATATCAGCGGCTGATGGCATGCTGGGAGAGGTTCTGCAGGCGCTGGATGACTCTGGTGAGAAAAACAATACAGTATTCATGTTCACCTCCGACCAGGGACCTCAGTTTCCTTCGGCCAAATGGACCACTTATAAGCAAGGATTGAATGTGCCATTTATAGTAAGATGGCCAAAGAAGATTAAGAAAAATAGCGTTTCTGATGCCCTGATCTCCTTAACCGATCTCACACCTACGCTTATGGATTTCGCTGGAGGTGAGGAAGTTACAGATTTAGATGGCAAGAGTTTTAAATCTGTCCTGTTTGGTGATAAAAAGGAGCATCGTGATGTTGCTTTTGCAGAAACCTCAGTAGAACCCCACTTTTGGTATAATTACGTGCCAAGCAGAACCGTGATTACCAAGGAAGGTCTTCACTACATCAAAAATTATTATCCCGGCGTTCGCTTTATTACACACATTGATAAAGTAGAACAAGACCATTTTTATTTTGATTCATGGAAGGAAAAGGCCAAAACCGATGAAGAAGCTGAAAAGCTGCTTCACCGATATAGCTACCGTCCTCCGGCAGAATTATATGATGTTAAACAGGATACATGGGAAATGAGCAACCTGATTAATGATGATCAATATGTAGCTGAAGCTAAGAAACTCGGGCAATTACTCACCGATGAACTAGGCAAGCAAGGGGAGTCAGAGGCTATGATTCTAAAAGGGAATTTACCTACTTTTTATGATGGAAGCTATCAGATAGATCAAGGTATTAGTGCAAGTGATCAGTCGTTTGACAAGACAAAATGGAATCCTAACACACTATTCATCACTGCTTATCTGGAAGGAGCCGATCAGGAAGGTATAATTTGCGATTATTTCGGCAGATTCAATATCTATAGCAGCCACCAAAAGCTGGGTATAGCTCTGGCCAACGGAAAAACATATGAAAGCGAAGAACTGACATCCAAGGAAGGACATTTGCTCTTAAAACTTACCGAAAAAGGTGATTTAAGCCTAAGGTATAACGATCAGGAAATCATGTCGGTGGCATTATCTAAGGACTTCACTAAAATAAAGCCAGGCTACATCTCCTGCGGTATGATCCGGGATCGCAAGCTACCATCCGATCAGCCCAATATTTTCCCAGGTAAAATTTACGACCTAAGAGTGAGTGTAAATGAACTGGAGAGAAGTGGGATGAGGAAGTGA